Proteins encoded within one genomic window of Thermomicrobiales bacterium:
- a CDS encoding non-heme iron oxygenase ferredoxin subunit, translating into MPQFITVARAEEIPVGTPKQVFVEDQPIAICNVDGEFFAISDICTHDAYYLSYGRLDGDEIECPMHRAVFNVRTGEVEIPPAEKSLRTFACRVVDGEVQIEV; encoded by the coding sequence ATGCCGCAGTTCATCACGGTTGCCCGGGCCGAGGAGATCCCGGTCGGGACGCCGAAGCAGGTCTTTGTCGAGGATCAGCCGATCGCAATCTGCAACGTCGACGGCGAGTTTTTCGCCATCAGCGACATCTGCACCCACGATGCCTACTACCTTTCATATGGCAGGCTCGATGGAGATGAGATCGAATGCCCGATGCACCGGGCTGTCTTCAACGTCCGTACTGGTGAAGTGGAAATTCCGCCGGCGGAGAAATCACTACGCACATTCGCTTGCCGCGTCGTCGATGGCGAGGTGCAGATCGAGGTCTAA
- a CDS encoding amidase family protein: MSSTTDLCFTPATELREEIRAKRLSPVELMEAVLARCIEAEPSVHAFMTLDADGALAAAREAEAAVARGDDLGPLHGIPVSIKDLFASKGMRMTNGSKFFENNVPDFDAPSVERIRDAGAIIFGKTNTPAFGHKDMCDNLLMEATRNPWNLERTSGASSGGAGAAVAVGAGPLALGSDGAGSIRIPAALCGIYGLKPSFGRVPFWPSADYWTTRSHVGPMSRTVRDSALLLSVMAGPDHRDPLSIDAQPDDYLAACDGDLKGLRVAWSADLGYAPVDPEIRALTEAAAQRFADLGCEVVEANPGWDIPADWHAILYRSGIAAKYGPQVADRPEWVDPSMAAIIEIGKNITTGELLSALTSRAAFYDQARAFMDQYDLLLTPAMPCVAWPYDSQPGDIDGQSVQQLSGGRWPFMFPFNVTGWPASSVPCGFTSEGMPVGLQIVAPWHRDDLCLRASAAFEAAAPWADARPPV; the protein is encoded by the coding sequence ATGTCGTCAACAACTGACCTGTGCTTCACACCGGCAACGGAGCTCCGTGAAGAGATTCGCGCCAAGCGGCTCTCGCCGGTCGAGCTGATGGAGGCGGTGCTGGCTCGCTGCATTGAAGCCGAACCTTCGGTCCACGCCTTCATGACGCTCGACGCTGATGGGGCACTGGCGGCCGCGCGTGAGGCCGAAGCGGCAGTGGCTCGCGGCGACGACCTCGGGCCGCTGCACGGCATCCCCGTCTCGATCAAGGACCTGTTCGCCTCCAAGGGCATGCGCATGACGAACGGCTCGAAGTTCTTCGAGAACAACGTGCCGGACTTCGATGCCCCTTCGGTCGAGCGTATCCGCGATGCCGGAGCCATCATCTTCGGCAAGACCAACACCCCTGCGTTCGGCCACAAGGACATGTGCGACAACCTGCTGATGGAGGCGACGCGCAACCCGTGGAACCTCGAGCGCACCTCGGGTGCGTCCAGTGGTGGAGCCGGTGCGGCAGTCGCCGTTGGTGCTGGGCCCCTGGCGCTCGGCTCGGACGGCGCAGGGTCAATCCGCATCCCGGCAGCGCTGTGTGGCATCTATGGACTGAAGCCGTCGTTCGGTCGGGTGCCGTTCTGGCCCAGCGCCGACTACTGGACGACGCGCTCGCACGTCGGCCCGATGTCGCGGACGGTCCGTGACTCGGCGCTGCTGCTGTCGGTGATGGCCGGCCCGGACCATCGCGACCCGCTCTCGATCGACGCGCAGCCGGACGACTACCTGGCCGCCTGCGACGGCGACCTGAAGGGGTTGCGTGTCGCCTGGAGCGCCGACCTCGGCTACGCGCCGGTCGATCCGGAGATTCGTGCACTGACCGAGGCGGCAGCGCAGCGCTTCGCCGATCTCGGCTGCGAGGTTGTGGAGGCCAACCCGGGCTGGGACATTCCCGCCGACTGGCACGCGATCCTCTATCGTTCCGGCATCGCTGCCAAGTACGGGCCGCAGGTGGCGGATCGCCCGGAGTGGGTTGATCCGAGCATGGCAGCCATTATTGAAATCGGAAAGAACATCACGACCGGCGAGCTGCTCAGCGCATTGACATCGCGAGCCGCGTTCTACGATCAGGCGCGTGCGTTCATGGATCAGTACGACCTGTTGCTGACCCCGGCGATGCCCTGCGTTGCCTGGCCGTATGACAGTCAGCCAGGTGATATCGACGGACAGTCGGTTCAGCAGCTCTCCGGCGGGCGCTGGCCGTTCATGTTCCCATTCAATGTCACCGGCTGGCCGGCTTCGTCGGTTCCCTGCGGGTTCACGTCCGAAGGCATGCCGGTCGGTCTGCAGATTGTCGCTCCGTGGCATCGCGACGACCTGTGCCTGCGCGCCTCGGCAGCGTTCGAGGCAGCGGCACCATGGGCGGACGCGCGACCGCCGGTCTGA
- a CDS encoding transketolase: protein MRDEQVTTTDTAGREQLLAVLADRAKFVRTETLRLIAIAKSGHYTSVFSCAEIFSALYYHTLRIRPEEPRWENRDRLVLGKGHVAVGQYPLLADLGYYEPSLLDTYTRVGSPFGDHPDMKLIPGADFSSGSLGHNLSVSAGMALAGRMDGLDYRVYCLLGDGEMNEGQNYEAMMAAGNFELSNLVAIVDRNQMSLDGFTEEVMPIEPLADKFRAFKWEVWEIDGHDLGALVDAFDALDQRTDPRPLCIIAHTRKGYGLSFMDLSREWHLGLLLGEDYDRAMAELVGDDPAPAYGDHVDWARQHRAERATIARAKPASERTSATAPVSIVTPPSAAPPTELHDKRSWSLTTSAKQTTEAVSGRVLAGLAGQHPEIVGLTADLKHSNRLSDFAEEWPERFVNVGIAEQNMVSVAAGMAACGKMPFIGTFAAFVALLAAEHIRTDLAYNDLPVRVLAHHAGITMGYYGTNHHALEDLSITRTMANLTVFCPADAPSIQAGIEASLNWPGPIYFRLGRGREPVVYHEGVPDFEFGKAITYRDGSDLTIITNGLTMAAAVEAVEALASEGIDCRLLDLHTVRPLDREAIIRAARETGRIITVEEHNITGGLGSAVAEVLAEEGIAAPRHLRRVCSDRPTSSAVCALPARRPGHHCCCPRVVRVARLSIETLGTGGEKSCRQQLTCASHRQRSSVKRFAPSGSRRSS from the coding sequence ATGCGGGACGAGCAGGTTACAACGACCGACACTGCGGGACGCGAACAATTGCTGGCGGTGTTGGCCGACCGTGCGAAGTTCGTGCGGACAGAGACGCTGCGGCTGATCGCGATTGCCAAGAGCGGGCACTACACGAGCGTCTTCTCCTGTGCCGAGATCTTTTCGGCGCTCTACTATCACACGCTGCGCATTCGACCGGAGGAGCCACGCTGGGAGAATCGCGACCGCCTGGTGCTCGGCAAGGGGCACGTCGCTGTCGGACAGTATCCGCTGCTCGCCGATCTGGGCTACTACGAGCCGTCGCTCCTCGATACCTACACCCGTGTCGGCAGCCCGTTCGGCGACCATCCCGATATGAAGCTGATCCCCGGCGCGGACTTCTCGTCCGGCTCGCTGGGCCACAACCTCTCAGTGTCGGCCGGTATGGCGCTGGCCGGGCGGATGGACGGGCTGGACTATCGCGTCTACTGCCTGCTCGGCGATGGCGAGATGAATGAGGGTCAGAACTACGAGGCCATGATGGCCGCCGGTAACTTCGAGCTCTCGAATCTCGTCGCCATCGTCGACCGCAACCAGATGTCGCTGGACGGCTTCACCGAAGAAGTCATGCCGATCGAGCCGCTGGCCGACAAGTTCCGCGCCTTTAAGTGGGAAGTCTGGGAGATCGACGGCCACGACCTCGGCGCATTGGTCGATGCGTTCGACGCGCTCGATCAGCGGACCGACCCGCGACCACTCTGCATCATTGCCCACACGCGCAAAGGCTACGGCCTGTCGTTCATGGACCTCTCGCGGGAGTGGCACCTGGGCCTGCTACTCGGCGAGGACTACGACCGGGCGATGGCCGAGCTGGTCGGCGACGATCCGGCCCCCGCCTACGGCGATCACGTCGACTGGGCGCGACAGCATCGCGCCGAGCGGGCGACGATCGCGCGCGCGAAGCCGGCGAGTGAGCGCACCAGCGCCACCGCGCCCGTCTCGATTGTTACGCCACCCAGCGCTGCGCCGCCAACCGAGCTGCACGACAAGCGCTCCTGGAGCCTGACAACCTCGGCGAAACAGACGACGGAGGCTGTCTCCGGGCGGGTACTGGCCGGGCTGGCTGGACAGCATCCTGAGATCGTTGGGTTGACCGCCGACCTGAAGCACTCGAATCGTCTCAGCGACTTCGCCGAGGAGTGGCCGGAGCGCTTCGTCAACGTCGGCATCGCCGAACAGAACATGGTCTCGGTCGCGGCCGGCATGGCGGCGTGCGGCAAAATGCCCTTCATTGGCACCTTCGCCGCGTTCGTCGCGCTGCTCGCTGCCGAGCACATCCGCACCGACCTGGCCTACAACGACCTGCCGGTGCGCGTGCTGGCCCACCACGCCGGCATCACGATGGGCTATTACGGCACGAACCACCACGCGCTGGAGGATCTGTCGATCACCCGGACGATGGCGAACCTGACCGTCTTCTGCCCAGCCGATGCGCCGTCGATTCAGGCCGGCATCGAAGCGTCGCTCAATTGGCCGGGGCCGATCTACTTCCGGCTCGGTCGCGGCCGGGAGCCGGTCGTCTACCACGAGGGCGTGCCGGACTTTGAGTTTGGTAAGGCGATCACCTATCGCGACGGCAGCGACCTGACTATTATCACGAACGGCCTGACGATGGCGGCAGCAGTCGAGGCGGTCGAGGCGTTGGCGAGCGAGGGGATCGACTGCCGCCTGCTCGACCTGCACACGGTTCGTCCGCTGGATCGCGAGGCCATCATCCGCGCCGCTCGCGAAACCGGGCGGATCATCACCGTCGAGGAACACAACATCACCGGCGGGCTGGGCTCTGCAGTTGCCGAGGTGCTGGCCGAGGAGGGGATCGCGGCGCCACGGCATCTACGACGAGTTTGCAGTGATCGGCCCACCAGCAGCGCTGTATGCGCACTACCAGCTCGACGGCCCGGGCATCACTGCTGTTGTCCGCGAGTGGTACGCGTCGCTCGCCTGAGCATCGAGACGTTGGGAACGGGAGGGGAGAAATCATGTCGTCAACAACTGACCTGTGCTTCACACCGGCAACGGAGCTCCGTGAAGAGATTCGCGCCAAGCGGCTCTCGCCGGTCGAGCTGA
- a CDS encoding aminotransferase class III-fold pyridoxal phosphate-dependent enzyme — MNVAGRENLSVGEAHLQHNAALKERARAVVPGGVYGHQSTARLPEGFPQFFARGQGSRLWDVDGHEYIDLMCGFGPIVLGYQHPAVVDAIARQQAQGDCFNGPTERWVELAELLVDITPHADWAWFAKNGTDATTYAVSVARAHTGRKTILRATGAYHGAAPWCTPRGAGVTPEDRANQLFYTYNDLESVHAAAGQAGTDLAAVLVTPFRHDAWYDQELVDPEFARGLRDVCDDTGALLILDDIRAGFRIDMGGSWAPLGVEPDLLTYCKAIANGQPLAAVLGNEAARDAAASIYSTGSYWFSGVPMAASIATIQTLRETDGIHQMERVGAVLREGLAAQAASHGLSIRQTGPVTVPFMSFVQDTEFERAFTFSAEAARCGVYMHPWHNWFLSTALTEDDVAEALQRTDAAFARVREVHGEG; from the coding sequence ATGAATGTGGCGGGTCGGGAGAATCTCAGCGTTGGGGAGGCGCACCTGCAGCACAATGCGGCATTGAAGGAGCGTGCCCGGGCGGTTGTGCCGGGAGGTGTCTACGGGCATCAGTCCACGGCGCGATTGCCGGAGGGTTTTCCGCAGTTCTTCGCGCGCGGGCAGGGCAGCCGGTTGTGGGATGTCGACGGGCACGAGTACATCGATCTGATGTGTGGCTTCGGGCCGATCGTGCTTGGCTATCAGCATCCTGCTGTCGTCGACGCGATTGCCAGGCAACAGGCGCAGGGGGACTGTTTCAATGGCCCGACCGAGCGCTGGGTCGAGCTTGCCGAGCTGCTGGTCGATATCACCCCGCACGCCGACTGGGCGTGGTTCGCCAAGAACGGCACCGATGCCACGACCTACGCGGTATCGGTGGCACGCGCGCACACCGGCCGCAAGACGATTCTGCGCGCGACCGGCGCGTATCACGGTGCTGCACCCTGGTGCACGCCGCGCGGCGCTGGGGTGACGCCGGAAGATCGCGCCAATCAGCTCTTCTATACCTATAACGATCTGGAGAGTGTCCACGCGGCGGCGGGTCAGGCTGGTACCGACCTGGCTGCTGTGCTCGTAACGCCGTTCCGCCACGATGCCTGGTATGACCAGGAGCTTGTCGATCCGGAGTTCGCACGCGGGCTGCGCGACGTGTGCGACGACACCGGCGCACTGCTTATCCTCGATGATATCCGCGCCGGATTCCGTATCGACATGGGCGGCAGTTGGGCGCCGCTCGGCGTCGAGCCCGATCTGCTGACCTACTGTAAGGCGATCGCGAACGGCCAGCCGCTCGCGGCAGTGCTGGGAAACGAAGCAGCGCGTGACGCCGCCGCGAGCATCTATTCGACCGGTTCCTACTGGTTCTCCGGCGTGCCGATGGCTGCCTCGATCGCGACGATTCAGACGCTGCGAGAGACCGACGGCATCCACCAGATGGAGCGCGTCGGCGCGGTGCTCCGTGAAGGTCTGGCGGCGCAGGCCGCTTCTCATGGGCTCAGCATCCGCCAGACCGGCCCGGTCACCGTCCCATTCATGAGCTTTGTTCAGGACACCGAGTTCGAGCGCGCGTTCACGTTTAGTGCCGAGGCTGCGCGCTGCGGTGTCTACATGCACCCCTGGCACAACTGGTTCCTCTCGACAGCACTCACTGAAGATGACGTGGCCGAGGCGCTGCAGCGCACCGATGCCGCGTTCGCCAGGGTGCGAGAGGTTCACGGCGAGGGATAG
- a CDS encoding IclR family transcriptional regulator produces MAIIEMLSGSPQGCTVTDISTEMGINKGLIHRILTSLSAHGYIYKDELTQHYRLSTRLLGLAFRHVRSMEMYDLVLPILRRLSDSSQELAELNWLQNGRLVLVAKAESPRRVKVVDYFGEDLVLHATAGGKVWLANLPEDEALRVLVERGTPKLGDHTITDLAQLQDEFRLIRERGYAINDQESADEVVAVAAPVWISGPKRQVIGAVSVVSPAYRNIHHNPEIIEQTIAAANEIGEIWPFVGLER; encoded by the coding sequence ATGGCGATTATTGAGATGCTCTCTGGCTCGCCGCAAGGCTGCACCGTGACTGACATCAGCACCGAAATGGGCATCAACAAGGGGCTGATCCACCGCATCCTCACCAGCCTGTCCGCGCACGGCTACATCTATAAAGACGAGCTGACCCAGCACTACCGCCTGTCGACCCGCCTGCTGGGCCTCGCTTTCCGGCATGTGCGCTCAATGGAGATGTACGACCTGGTCTTGCCTATCCTGCGCCGCCTGTCGGACTCATCGCAGGAGCTCGCCGAGCTGAACTGGCTCCAGAATGGGCGGCTCGTGCTCGTCGCCAAGGCCGAGAGCCCGCGGCGCGTCAAGGTGGTCGACTACTTCGGCGAAGACCTTGTCCTGCACGCAACCGCCGGCGGCAAGGTGTGGCTAGCGAACCTGCCCGAGGATGAAGCCCTGCGCGTGCTGGTCGAGCGCGGCACACCGAAGCTCGGCGACCACACCATCACCGATCTGGCGCAACTGCAGGATGAGTTCCGATTGATTCGCGAACGCGGCTACGCGATCAACGACCAGGAGTCTGCCGACGAGGTCGTCGCCGTCGCCGCGCCGGTCTGGATCAGCGGACCGAAGCGGCAAGTCATCGGTGCGGTGAGTGTGGTGTCTCCGGCTTACCGGAACATCCATCACAACCCGGAGATCATTGAGCAGACCATCGCTGCCGCCAACGAAATTGGGGAGATCTGGCCCTTCGTGGGCCTGGAGAGATAG
- a CDS encoding aspartate aminotransferase family protein produces MSAGTPSVEIPRHGRRSEELWGEMDAARESDVAWHSGRVAALVYLPGDDVAQVAREAYLRFFSENGLSARAFPSLARFEDEVVRMTATLLHGDEHVVGNITSGGTESIVLGLKIARDKARVDQPQIAQPQMVVPETAHPAFNKGAHLLGIEVVRVPVGTDFRVRAADIEAAMTENTILVAGSAPNYPYGMVDPIPEMAALAAERGISFHVDACIGGFFLPFLERLGNQVIPFDFRVPGVTTISADLHKYGFAARGASTILCRNDEIGQYRITTFTDWPAGTYSTPTMAGSRPGGAIASAWAVMQYLGEDGYTRLTEQAMDATRRLIDGVTEIPGFEIYGEPDTSVLAFGSPDYDMAAVATEMERRGWFVHIQRYPAGIHLMLSPGHAPFIDDYLADLREAVALVARGEGTSDGREAVYG; encoded by the coding sequence ATGTCAGCCGGCACACCATCCGTCGAGATTCCACGACACGGCCGCCGAAGCGAAGAGCTGTGGGGCGAGATGGATGCGGCTCGCGAATCTGATGTCGCCTGGCATTCGGGTCGCGTCGCCGCGCTCGTCTATCTGCCGGGCGACGATGTCGCGCAGGTGGCTCGCGAAGCCTATCTGCGTTTCTTCTCGGAGAACGGTCTGTCGGCGCGGGCATTCCCCAGCCTCGCACGCTTCGAGGACGAGGTTGTCCGGATGACCGCCACACTGCTACACGGCGACGAGCACGTCGTCGGCAACATCACATCCGGCGGCACGGAAAGTATCGTGCTGGGCCTGAAGATCGCGCGCGACAAGGCGCGAGTCGATCAGCCGCAGATCGCGCAGCCGCAGATGGTCGTGCCGGAAACGGCGCACCCGGCCTTCAACAAAGGCGCGCATCTGCTGGGTATCGAGGTTGTCCGCGTGCCGGTCGGTACCGACTTCCGAGTACGAGCTGCCGACATCGAGGCCGCCATGACCGAGAACACCATCCTTGTCGCCGGATCAGCCCCGAACTATCCATACGGCATGGTCGATCCGATCCCCGAAATGGCAGCGCTGGCTGCCGAGCGCGGGATCAGCTTCCACGTCGACGCCTGTATTGGTGGCTTCTTCCTGCCGTTCCTGGAGCGATTGGGCAACCAGGTCATCCCATTCGATTTCCGCGTGCCGGGTGTCACCACGATCTCCGCCGATCTGCATAAGTACGGCTTCGCGGCGCGCGGTGCCTCGACGATCCTCTGTCGCAACGACGAGATCGGCCAGTATCGGATTACCACGTTCACCGACTGGCCGGCCGGGACCTACTCGACGCCAACGATGGCCGGGTCGCGTCCGGGTGGCGCAATCGCGTCGGCCTGGGCGGTGATGCAGTACCTCGGCGAGGACGGCTATACCCGCCTGACCGAACAGGCGATGGACGCCACGCGCCGTCTCATTGATGGAGTCACCGAGATTCCCGGCTTTGAAATCTATGGCGAGCCAGACACCTCCGTCCTTGCCTTCGGCTCACCGGATTACGACATGGCAGCGGTCGCGACCGAAATGGAGCGCCGCGGCTGGTTCGTCCACATTCAACGCTATCCAGCGGGCATTCATCTCATGCTCTCGCCCGGACATGCACCGTTCATTGACGACTATCTCGCAGATCTTCGCGAGGCAGTTGCGCTGGTTGCACGCGGCGAGGGCACCAGCGACGGAAGGGAGGCGGTCTACGGCTAA